From Melospiza melodia melodia isolate bMelMel2 chromosome 2, bMelMel2.pri, whole genome shotgun sequence:
GGTTTCCAAGAGGAACATTGTCTGGTGTCTGTGGTCTGGACCTGGACTGTACATTTTGTCTGATTTCTCTTCAGTTACACTTGTTTACAGCGTCCAACAAGACCATCTAATTGGCTATGGTACACTGAGATTTTTATCAATTCAATAGAGCCTTGGAGAGTTCTTGCACTGTAAGAGCAGTGAAGTTAGTGCTGAAGTACATTTTGATTAGATTACATAGACTGGTCTGACGACACAGGTTTTATAAGAGAAGTTTTTGGTGCTAATGGGCTTTGAAAATATAACTGctggatgatgggagatgtaatCTAACAAGATCCAACCATCTAGCAATTTTATCAAGGATATAAGAGTGTTCTACCTAATTTGTCCTGAGGGaaatttttcttcctttggaAGACACTGAGGACAGGATAGGCATTCAACTTTTGTAGGTCGGGGTACATGCCTACAAACCTTACTATCCAATTTTCAGTATCACAGTGTGTGAGAGATAATATTCTTTCTTTTCACAGTCTTCTTCATCAACCAGTTTCTATTCAATCTGTGTCTTGTGGTGTGCATAGGTGTGGGACAAGGTCTCTTTATTACACATTTGCTGAAACTGGGATATTTTTGTTCTGTGAAAGACTGTAACAATGACAGTGACTAAGGGTGAAATTAGTTGAGAAATTAGACTGGCCCCAAAAATCCATCTCAATGCAAGTTCAAAGACTGTAATATTCTCAGCATTGGCCCAGagaattggggattttttttttctaatctctAAGCAAAAATAGTTTTCTTCAGTTTTATGAACACATTTTTCTACTCAGTTATTTTGTACTTCATCTGTATAAATCTTGTTTACTAGTTTAAATACATTAGAGGTACAGTTTAAAAAACTAATTTGTGTATGTTTCTTCACAAAAGCCAGATAAGATAACATTTCCCTGGAGAAGGTATGTTGTAAATCAATAAAATACAAGTAACTTGATTGCACCAGTCAAATACACACAGTTATTTAGATGCTCAAGTACACACTCATTTGATATATTTATGTTTTTATTCTTCAAGAAAGCAAAAAGAACTCAACTATTATTACCTTTATGCAAATGAGATACATTTATCCTCAGCCTTTGAAATTAATATTCACCATCCTTAAAAGTAAATTGTTATTTTACAATTCTATAATTGTATTTAAAAGACAGAGGGAAGGAAAacgatttctgtttttctttcagtaGTTTTTAATGGAGGCAGTAGCTGTTATAATCTGTTATAAAATGTTACACCTTGAGTATCACTATTGTTCCAAGAGCCCTAATTTTACAGACAACTAGGAATAGCAATAATGGAGTGTGAATTTCTCCATTCATTTCAGTTATGCATTAAATTAAAGGTTTAAAATTACCTTTTAAAAACTAGTACAGCTAATTATGGGACAAACATGTCTCACAGTTTTTTCCAAATTAAATCTAATTGCAGGAGGTCTGGGTAGATAAAATAAAGAATGGTGCTAAAGCATGTGAAAGATTTGTATAAGGAACATTTTGCAGGATCTGTTGCAGATATCATAACTGCATCCATTAAGCTTGAAGACAGACCCAGCTTTCTTCAGTATGAGAAATGTTATGTCAGGTAATGTGTAAAAGACTATGAGATCCTGAACTTTGATGAAGTATAGCTTTTACATTTGTGAGGTGGCTAAGATCTTCACTGGGACCTGTCAGGCAGTGGTGCATTGAACTGTACacataaacaaaaccaaactattCTGTGTCTCTATATCCAcaaatttccttttcctttgtaaACCAGTGCTATAGTCCCAGACTTAATTAAAACAGTGATTAAAGTATGTGCAGCTGCACACTCAAACATAAGCCATACCCACACTCCTTAACAACAGAAGTGCATGCCtgtcatatttttgtaaacctgtTGCTTTCCCTTCGAAGCAGGCAAGCCAGTGTTTCATCTTAGCTGGTCACAGACTGGGATGAAAGGTTGTGTTCTGGGTCCAAGAAGAGAGTGAGTAGGTATTTCTAAAAGTATGGAGCACATAGCTGTTTCCAAAGGAACACAGTATTGTTCTCATCCTTAAGCGCACTGTTGCCAATGTCCAAAATCGTGACTGGAATTTTCAGTGCTATGCAGTGTTGTGCAATGTTGTACTTGTGCTGTGAGTGTGATTGATTGCTGTTTGCAATGCCAGGAGGGGTTTATTTTTAGTGTTTCTTGTATGTGTGCTAATGGTTGTCTCCAAGCTACATCATTTGCTTAGCTGAGATCCTGTCTTGGTGCAGAAATGAGACATACCATGTCTGCCTTCCTCATACACAGGCAGAAGTGAGAATTGTGTCCATAACTTCAGAGAGTAGGGAATTAGGACCTGTAGAACGATGTAAGTTTTGTAGAATACTAAATAAAGATCCTTAACAAGACAAAATAAGTATTCTCTTATTTGTTTCACTACTTTTTCTGCTTCCTTGCCTTTGTCCCCAGCTTTTATCTTCTTATTTTCATAATCACAACAAGCCAAATTAATCTTGAGTATAAGACTGCCAAACCAGTTTTGAATTTCTTTGACTGTTCTAACTCTCTATACTTTGAGCCCAGCAATGAAAACCAGAGACTAGCTAGCTCTTACCAGCTGAGGTATTGCATGGCTCATTAATTAGGTAGATGAATGTCCCACTCAGCCTCAAATGTTGGCGTATTTTAGACACCTCTACTTCTATCATGGTAAGTATCAGTTCATTCATGGGTcacttaatttttcctttttgcattAGATATCCTACAGGTCATGTGCTTTGCTTCCAATAAAAACCATGTACTCCCTCTGAAGAAACTATGAAATCAAGTCCTGAGAAATTACAGGAGGGAAGGAACCCAGGAGAAGAGGTTAAAAACCAATGCTCCACTCAGAGGAATAAAGCAATAAAAGgagtgggcacagctggcaaAACTGTGGCAAGAATAGAAGGGACatataaaaaaattaatctcCAGAGTACAGGAGTACAATTGAGTAATAAAAGTAGTTTCAAAGTGGctggaaaaaaaagggagagagaagTTATAATAATAAAATGGTAAATCCACATGGACAGAGTAGAAGATCACAGTCAAGATCAATGAAAACAAACAATAAGCAGAAAAAGCAAAATACACAAAACATTCCTATCTGTAAGCCAGAACAAACTCAAACAAAATCAGGATAatgttttttaattaaattaaaaggaacatgctttttaaatttttgaaagaaagaaaatggcTACAGAAATAGCGAAGGGAACAATTTTAGAAACTGATATTGGGAATGAAAGTCTTTTATTAAACAGTTTCTAATATTTCAAAGCTTTTCTCTTCTAAGTATAAGCCAAGCAATATAAATTTTCCTTCAAATTAGAGcaaattttttttcatgtatatgtCTTTGAGTTGTATATGTAGCATACGATGGCTTAATTTTAACAAATAATCTGTGGATGTTAATTCCTTAGTTCTTTAGTAGCCAGGGAGGTTTCAATGCAGTGTCTTGACAGAAATGTGGCAACTCCACGCACCACTCCTCTAGCAGAGGTGGAATAAAGTCTGAGGAGTCCCAGACTTGTACTGATGACAGAGCCCTGTATTGACAACCTCAGCATGAGTTTGTGTTTCTGGAGCAGAGCAATCTGATTTTGCAACCTTGCTGTCCCCAATATGTTTTTGTGTACATGGTAGCAACAAACTGTAGGATTGCAACATCCAGCTCACTCACCTGTCCTCATCCAAGGAGCAGGGAAATCTCTTTATGCTGGAAAGCAGCAAAAACACTTGGCAAAACATTCAGCTCAGCTGCCTGTGTTTCAGAGTCTTTGATGACATGTATGCCTAAATTCACATTATGGTCACTGGAGCCTCCTCAGCTCACCCTGTGCATTTACTTTCAAAAGATCTGAACAGCTCTCTAGACAAAGTCTAGACCATAAGCTTGGCTGCCTAGGACCTCAGCTGACTGCAGCAGGAGCCCAGACACCTTGTTGATGTATGGCCTGCACGTGTAGGAGCCTGGCTTTGCAGGCTGACACTCTGCTGATCGAGTGCCAGTGCCCGAGCAGAGCCCCGGGAGTGCCCTGGCACCAGGATGGGTGGGCACACATCAGAcctggcagctccagctgccccctcagccctgccaccacagccctgccaccccagcccagcactgggaggcTGCACAGCCCCCTCCAGCAGGCTGAGGGGCTTGGTGGCGTTTGTTCTTTTGCTGGGATTGTGTGGATGAGGTCTCTTGGCCAATGTGTGCAGCAGGCACCATTTCACCCAGGCCTGCAACTGATTTCCCTGCTGAGGGCAAAATCACTGTGGTCATAAACACTACACACAAAACATTCCATTGTCATTCAGGAGCCCCTCATAATTTCTGCCAAAAAATAAGCCAGaccattgggggaaaaaaaaggttagGTCATTTGTTCTTATAGGGACTAATTATAAAATCCATGACTGTGTTATTTAACATGCTGATGACTTTGAGTCTTTTGGCAATGTTTCCTCCTGTATTTCCTGAATGTGTCCCTATAAACAAATTTTCTGGAAGGGTGAGGGCTGAtacaaaggagagagagagacagagaaataTGTTATTGAGAAATCCTAAGTCCTGGAATTTTCCCTGTCAAGCTGATCTAATGCAGACAGTACTgactaaagaaaggattttttgtgCTTGCAATTTAAATAGGATGAGGTTAATATTTTCTTCCCAAGTGTAATCTCTTTCTACAGTGATAGGGCATCGTGCTTCTGATTTTATTTACAGAGATGGGTGGGTTGGATCACTAAAACTGAGATTTGGGTTAGGGTGTGGATTTATATCCCTGCTCTTCCCTGTAAAGACTGGGACTGCTTGTGTCTGGATTCATCTTTTCAATTAATTTGAGGTAACTAAAGGGTGCTGTGTAGGATGAGGCTAAAGAGAAACACAATTAAAATGTAATGCTTCCACTTTGGTATCTGCATCCTTATTTATTTTAAACCATCTTCAATGCTCTGACGAGTTTAAGTCTTCCTGTATCACACACTGTGCAAGCAGAACTATGTGAGTGAACTGCTGCCAATGGCTCTGAGCGAGCATGGGGCATGGTTCAGATTACACTGTGGTTTCTTGTTCAGATCTGATCTCCTTGCTAGGAGAGGCTGAGAAAGGCAGCTCTAGGGGATTtacttccagcagcagcagcagcagcagcagcagcacatgatcCATCAATCGCGTGATTCTCACCACCGAGGACTAATGGGGAGGGTGAAGAAAAAGTGAATGCTGCCTTGGGGAAGCAACAGCATTTTCTTCTGCTCCTGGGGCCCCTCCACCAGTCGGACGTTCCATGGCTTCTCCAAGGTTAGAAACCTACTGCTGCCCAAACAGGGATGCAGCCACACAGCTGGTGATGCACTTCCAGCCTGAAGTCTTCTGTGGAGTCTGCATTGGCAGTGCCTCCATCAGCCTGCTACTGAccatcctgcagctcctgccaaagaaGGGACAGAGCCCACGGAAGATGCCcaaagcctcctcctcctccaccatcCTTCTCCTTATCTCAATTTGTGACATCCTTGGGGGCGTAGGTAAGTGCCAGCTTGCTGTCCTTGCCATGGCTGTAACAGGTTCTTTCTGCTCTGAGGTACCACAGACCTCAGAAGCTGGTGAGTGGACAGCAGAGATTTCTGAGGGAAGCTGTTTGTGTCCACAGGAAGATTTGGACTAAGTGAGATCAGGAAATTATGGCTCCTTGGGGAGAAGGTTCTTGTTTAATAGTTACGCTGTGGAAGGGAAAGCTCCTGACAAATGTACACCAAAATCTCTGctttaaaacaaattaaaatctAGAATGGCAAGTGCTTCTCAGAGTAAGGCATAAAAGTGGAGGTGATGTTGCACGTTGGAAAATAAATCTGACATCAAACATTTAGGCAATCCATAGGATGGCATTTGAAAACCACTGTCCTCCATGCTCTCAAATCCTTGTGGACCAAGTGTGCCTCTTGCTCATGTGCCAGCTGCTTCTCTGGGCACATCGCATTGACAGAAAATGAGTTTGACTTGCAGCTGCACACAGATCATGCTGGACACAGGCTTTTGAAATGTGAGTAAAGCTACCTTATCAAGGACAACCTGCTGCCCAGACCCTGGTGGATAGTCTGGAGGAAGAAACCAGTGGAGACTAAAACAGAATGCATGAGTCAAAATAAAACTAGTATGTGTTGAGCTGTCCCATCAGTCATTTGGTAATTTTTCCCATCAATCATTTATTGTCAAATTTGGTATAAATTATCATGACACGTGCTATGAAAATACAGGACAAGTTTGTTTCTACAGTAGCATTTCCCACCTCACATTAGGTAATAGAAGTAGCAGTGTTTTTTGTCTCACTGCTGGGGGCTGTGTGtgagtctgtgtgtctgtgtgtctgtgtgtctgtgtgtctttgTGTTTCACTTCTCTTCCCCTTTCACACCCAGCCAGGTTCTCTCACAGTGCCTAATAATACTAAACCAAAGATTATAAAGGAAGTAAAGAAAGAGGTATGGAAAATACATATGGCCATGCACCTGGAAAAGGTCCTTTCAGTCAGATGAAGCCAACAATAGACAAAgttatttttctctcttcctctttcaCTGGCAAACTCAAACCAGTTATCCattgttgtttttgtattagaCTCACTTCAGTGGGTGAGTCTAATACAGTTCATTCTTGGTGGGAAACCAGGTCAATTTGTTCTGTTTCCTGTTGGTGCTTTATTTCAAGCAAACCCAGAAAACCTCACTAACAAACTCTAAGTTCATTTTTTAAAAGAGCCTTGTTGTTCCCTAATTCAGAAGTGCTGCTTTTTCTCAGTCCTGTGACAGAGGAAAAGGGCTGTTTGTAAACTGAAGgcagagaaaaaatgaaaaataactcTTTTTCTGCAGTGGGGGGGAGGGGTTTATAGAGAAGTGAATATCAGTGTATTAATATATGCTGGTAAACAGTTATTTAGTGTTTATGTTGAATGCTACCCAGTTTATGTTAGGGAAGCATGTGACACCATCTCTAAGTGAGATCCTAATCTCTGTAACTTTTAAGTCCCAGCAGCTTCCAGCTCTTGGGGCTACTTTCCCTGGATGATCCCACTGACATTTAAATAGCACAGTTGTCCCTGCTTTGCTCCTCTGCAGCCGTCGCCTTCCTGTAGACGCACAAAATCTGGGCTGCGATGTGAAATATGTGCCAGGGAAAGGCATGTGACTCAAATCACACCAGCAGATTCAAAGCATTaatgcatttctttttctttaggtATAATCTTCAGGTCAAGTGTATGGCTGGGTTTCCCAGGCTTCATAGCCAACATTTCTGTGGTGAACGGGACTGACGTGTGGCCTTCCACTTTCTGCGTGGGGAGCGCGGTAGGTACCCAGATCATCCCCCCTTTCCTCTGCTCCCAATTAAGGGTCCTTCCACAGGGGAAAACTGCTTGCTGTGTCCAAAAGGAAATGTGGCTGTGAGTCAGAGCCTGGATATGACGGTTTCAGCCTCTGCCACACCCCTGCAAGTGCATTCATGCCTCCCTCTGCGAGCCTGGGTCAGGCAGGCAGGGTGCTGATGGGGCTGTACGGTGGGCAGGGATGTAGGGCAGCTGGGTCACACTGATCCCACCAGTTCTGAGGTGTTCTCTCCTCCAGGAGTGCCAGGGGAGTGGAGTACACCAAAGTCAGGGGTGTGGAACCAAAAGGACACAAGCAGCCCCAAAAGGCTGTGGAGCATGGTTTGGGTTTGTGCTGGCACAGCACCACCAATGCCCCAGTGGCTCTGCTGCACTGGCAGCACGAGGTGTTCTGTGTCTCCTCTGTCAGAAACTGCAGCCTGTGTGGTGCAGCAAGGACCTCCTGAAACCAGCAACTTGGGTAGCTCAAATTAGCTTTTGTGGCAGGAGAGTCTGTGTTTTAGACAGCAGGAGAAATATACTCATAGCCACAAATCTGCTGGCAGAAGgtctgtccctgccatgtgggaTTGCAGCTCAGATTGCTGGGCTGCATCTCAATGACTGCATCTGCCCAAGTCTAATTAAGTATCTTCTGGATTAAAATGCAAGAATAAGAAAATGTAAATGCATTCCAAATGTACACATTGAAACTCAGTTCCAAATTTTATAATAAAAACTCTGGGAAATAGAATTTGAGCTTACTGTACAAGAATAAAGGTCACAATTTTTACCAAAACATTAACAATGACAAGTAAGACAGATCATCACTCCACACAGATGCAATAGGAATGTGGGATTTCATAATAATTAATGCATGAGCAATAGCAGTATAAGCTTTGCAATTCAAAACTTACAATGTAGAAGGGGATAGGTTGCACGAAAAGAAAATTCTTCAGCTCCAGTAGTTTTAAAAGAAAGCAATGTGTGCCAAATTGAACTCAGTGTGCTTTATATTCCTATATAAAAGCAGCTTCAAACAGGATAGTTTTGTGCCATGGACACAAATATAAATTGTACACATCTATCACTTCTCAATTCTATCACATATCTTTAAGTTTTGTTTATTAGATGCAAatgctgttgtttttttgttgagAAAGACAACAATCTCAATATCATGCAGCAAGAATGTCCTACTAAAAACCCATTCCTCCTCATGTTTCACTTTCTTGCCCATAAcacataaaaatgtatttttaaacatGACAGAGTACTGTATGCAGACTGTTTTTCATTTGAATTTCAGGTTAGATGGTGAGCAGTATAGTGGTCtaccacaatttttattttcctttacttGTGCTCCAGGAAAATGCTGTAATTTGAGTCATTTTAAATTTAGATTCAACTATATTGGAATGAAAAATAAcccttcttccactcatttcccctAACGTATTCTCATGTGAGTTAATAAAATGTTTCcgattctattttatttttcttttagtgctgttgttttatttctcttaACCACAAGCCTATACAAACTGCAAATAGTGAAACTTTCAGATATCTCCCTTGAATGGTTTGCAGAGGGGTACTCTTTCAGCAAGCTAAAAAGTGAGGTATCATATGAAGCTGTAGGGTTTAAGTGCATCTGATTTATATTATTTTTGGAGACAGTTTTGTCTGTGTTGGATTTTCTGAAAACTGCAGTTTATTTTTGTATATGTGTGTTTATGGGTAGTAAATTGTGCATTTTCCAAGTGCAGCAAATCTGTACATGTGATGATGAAGTTACATGCTGAGTGCTGTGGGTAAAGTGCATTACAAGGAAGACTGGGATTTTATTTTCTGCCTCCTGTGCACTAGGAAAATATCATGATGTTTGAATGAAATACTGAATAATTCATGCCACAAATTGCTAGATGTAGGGTCTACACCCATGGTGAAAGGAAATATTTCCCAGCTTGATTTGCCTTTTGGAGGAAGGAGTGCTAGATCTCTATTCATCAACGTTTGGCTTAGTAACAAGTATGTTGATTTCCAGATGTAAAATGATGCTACTATGGAGCTGTGATAAAGGATATTCAGATAAGAACTGAGAGACAGCTTGGAGGGAAGATAGCATGAATATTAAAACACTCCCAGACTATTACAAAGAGCCAGCTCCTATGGGGAAGAAATGTGGAATTTATATACAGTGGCAAAGAAAGGTCACTTTTCCTATATAAGCTCATGGGAAAAATGCGTGGGGTCAACTCAAGAATGCTGTGGAATTTGGCTTGACTTGAACCTGTTTGCTTTGGATTTTTATTGAAGAAATCATGCAGGGAGTTCAGTAGGTGTATTCATCCAGAGCGTGAGTGATTTTCTCATTAATGAGTTTTTCTCTTGATAACCATCTTGTGCATGGAGAAAACACCCAGCACATTCAGAGCCCACAAATGCATAGGCACACTGTGGTTTGACTGACCTCAGTTATATTTTTATGCCTCAGCTACTGAGAAACAACTGCAATTTTAACCTAAAATTAAAGCATCCTTGCTATAAATTTCTTTGGGCTTCACTTACCACGTTCAGGTTAGGAACAGAGAGGTAAATGAAGGTTTTCTAAACCAGAAAATGAGCTGTGAAAGCAAATGCTGTTCAATTTACCTACAACTTGACCCATAAGCTACAACAATGCTGTTCCTGTGACTTTCAGTAAGATTTCATACTCCATAATCTCATTTGTAAAATACACACATTTAAAGAACAAATTAGCAGGCCAAGGTTTGAATCCCTTCCCTGCCCCAGTGGtactggagaagcagcagctgtgacaTTTGGCACTTCTTTCCCCTCTAGATGTGGATCCAGCTGTTATATAGTGCTGGCTTCTGGTGGTTGTTTTGCTATGCTGTTGATTCTTACTTGGTGGTGAGAAGATCAGCTGGACTGAGGTACCAGAGTTAAAGCTCTgaatttgtttttttccctccaaCACTGTATGTCTCTGTTTGCAGCTGCCTAAGAGTATAAGTGAGTCTTGTACAAGCATCTGATGCTCATATAGCTACCAGGTAATGATAGGGATGTGTGGTGTTCTGAGTGCCTAAATTGCCAGGGCAATGCTCAGATACTAAATTATGTCCAAATTCAATTTAAATGTAACTGAATTCATTTAACCTTTGGAAAAAAATGGAGCAAATCGTAGTCTATAAACTTTATGGCAATGAGATGAATATTTTTGTTCCTATCCTGCATCTGAAATTGATTTTTGCAGCAAAAAAATAGTGTTatacagaaaatgaaaatttggAGGGGGAAAGTGCTGAACTTCATGCAGTTAATTTCATATAGTTAATTccggttttttctttttctctgatattttttattttatcaatTTCTCAGTGAGTGTGGTCATTATTGCCCTTCTGATCACACTTTTAAAATCCCTCAGaagaaaaatatgtatttatcATATATTTTTCTGCAATGCCCGTGACAGAAGAGCCTAAACCCTTTGGAAAGTACCATGCTTTAGTGccagacaggaaaaaaaaccaaaggagTTTCTAAGCTGGTTGTTAGAAGAGCAAGATAACCTTCAGTTGCTGCTGATAAAAGTGGAATTATGTGACTCTGTTCCCAGATGATACAGAGCAGTCAGATACTAAGGATATGGTTCTTCTGCAGGTGTAACCAAAATGAGGCTTTTTGAGTGAACATTACAAAATCAAGTTTATCCTAAACAGTCTAAAGCCCCATAGCTCTAGTCAAACAGCTGGGACCTGCCTCCTTCCCCCATCCCTGTTAACCAAAAAAATCATGTGTATTTGGGCTTGATTCTGAGATCAGAGTAAACAGCAAAAGCTTTCTACAAACACAGATCTGAATCTCCCTAAGATGGGAGCGGTATCCAGCTCTGAAAGTTAAACATAATTTTCTACAAATCACAAAAGGATGGTTTATTTGACTGTTCATCTCCATTCTTAAATTTTAATCTGCTAATTTGCTCTCTGCAGGAGAAATGAAAGATGCAGGGGTTCCTTCTCAATAATAGGGAAGAAGTCTTGTTCCCTCCACCCTGCAGGCTGGAGGGGACAGGACTTCCATGTGCAACCCTGAATAACTGCTTTGGCTAATTCTTTTTCTGAAGGGCTGCCCCCACTCACCTGCTTTCCTTAGTTTAATGTCTTGCCAGTGTTGTTCTGCACAATTTCCTGCCTGTAAAGCTCTTTTTCAGCGAGGGTCCTGTTTTCACCTTGCAATGCGGGCAGTGTGATGCTGGATGTCTCTAACTGTGCCTGTGGTGTTTGGTGCTTGCAGTACAATTGTGCTGTACCACATGATGACCTGGGGCCTGGCAGTGATGCTCTGCGTGGAGGGGATTGCTCTGCTTTACTACCCCTCTCTCTCCAGGTAAGCAGGCTCTGGAAACACTGTGAAATCAGGGCACTCTCTGCTCATTTGGGTGTCTTTTGGTCAGCTTTAGAGACAGGTTTTCAAAAGCTGAGCATTTTGTTCTTTGCCAAGGATGTCCCACTGATTAATTTCAGTGATTATGCTTGAAATacctgcctgggcttcagggggCCCTGAAGAAATATGCAAGGCAATCCAGGCACTTGAGCTTGCTGTGACACAGCTTCTGCGAGCCACCCTTCTCCCACTCCTGGCTTTAGCTTTCCTTTCAATTTGAGAAAAACCCCCTGAGAGTGCATGCTTAAAATCAACTTTATGTCCCATGTCAACTGGTGGTAAAGAtccataaattaatttttttgcatctgttttcttcattcttctttttttttttttttcctaagttaaAGCTGACATAGATAAAATAGGCAGAAAAGTgagctgtggggggaaaaaatgcaTAATCTTTTAATGATTTCTTCTCAGCTGTGAAAATGGCTTGGAACATGCAATCCCACATTACATCACAACCTATGCCCCACTCCTGCTAGTGCTTGTGGCCAACCCAATCCTGTTTAGGAGGACAGTATCAGCAGGTATGTTCCTaatggccagcagcaatcagtcTGTGTTATTTAGCAACACAGTACTGTAGAAATCATGGCTTTGTACTCAGGGATGTGTGACAGCTCCTTGGTAAATCATAGAGACACAGCAAAGGGTGGGAAGCAGTTGCCTATGGAAATGAAAACACCATTTTTATGGGGAATTTGCCCTAGAGACAAATTCTGGTGACACAAAATCTCTTCTGTTATTAACCTCTAACTGCAGGTGGGCAAACATGTTTCCATGTTACTTGATTTAAAGCTTTTGAGGCAATGTACTCTGGGTGCTTAACTCTACTGGAGTTTTGGTACCAACCTCAACTTTGGAATGTAATTTATTCTAGCTGGTGAGATCAGAGAGTTGGTTTAACTTCTTGGCAGCCCTAAAGcaaaaaatgtaataaaatgtgATCAGAATTTTGTCACTTCTGAGATTATGAAACAGATGGGAATTGTACACAACTCAGATGGGATCTTGACCTTCCAGTTCAATTTATTATCCAGTGCTTGGAAGAAGTGGGACTGAAAAAAGTCACAGATTCAATGCATTCTTTGCATGTAATATGATCATGCCTGGATGTTTGCAGTACC
This genomic window contains:
- the GPR143 gene encoding G-protein coupled receptor 143; this encodes MASPRLETYCCPNRDAATQLVMHFQPEVFCGVCIGSASISLLLTILQLLPKKGQSPRKMPKASSSSTILLLISICDILGGVGIIFRSSVWLGFPGFIANISVVNGTDVWPSTFCVGSAMWIQLLYSAGFWWLFCYAVDSYLVVRRSAGLSTIVLYHMMTWGLAVMLCVEGIALLYYPSLSSCENGLEHAIPHYITTYAPLLLVLVANPILFRRTVSAVASLLKGRQGIYTENERRLGTEIQMRFFKIMLVFVICWSSNIINETLLFYLEMQPDINEMPLKNIRSAALITWIIMGVLNPMQGFLFTLAFYGWTGWRVDLKWRKREIPWESMSSSTVGENAYPSPVNYQSNIHDSNKISTTDSQQTDEAISMLSEGNTSSDERLTRSSPIYQGW